Within Engraulis encrasicolus isolate BLACKSEA-1 chromosome 8, IST_EnEncr_1.0, whole genome shotgun sequence, the genomic segment AGAGCGGCCCAGGAAGAGCCACTTTGGAGTCTTTTGCCAAGATAGGCGAAAGAATCTCCCTCCCTTGTCATGCGTCCGTAAAAGACCTGGAGGTATTTACTTGGACAACACCACTGAAAGACATCTACGTGGACCGCTCTCTGCCTGCCAACCTCACACAACAAGACACTGAGACAATGTATGTTGAACCATCGAACGATTCTCTCATAATCCAGTCTCCCACCACAAAGTACTCTGGTTCTTACACCTTTATACGTTGACTTTTCGTCTGTTTGTTTGCCCTGACTTGGAGACCATGCACCTGACATTCTCATTAGGGGGCAATGTTATCCTGGACTTTGTAGCAGAATTGCATGGAACTGTGGACAGATGTGATTCATATCTTTATAAAGCCATGGAACCCGTCAATCACACTACAGGAGCGAAGAAAACGGGAggtgaggacaaggaggaggagaacatgTGGGACTCCATTGACAAAGATCCAAGATTCAGGGCCAGTTGCACCAAATTCCCACAATTCTCTCTAACTGCAACCAACCTCACAGCAAATGACAGTGGACTGTATCGCTGGCGTGTATTTGGGAGAACAGGGAAGGGAGATTACTTTTGCTTTGACAAGAACATCTACCTCCTCAAGTATCCATTTGGGATCCACTCCACTTTCTACAGGGTGTACTCTGCACTGATGGCCTGTGGGCTGCTGGGTATGATCTGTGCAGTGATGTCTGTCCACCTGAAGATCAGGGGGAGAGAGCAGCACTCCCAGGAGAAACAGGGGAGAACAGCAGAGCAGCTTGGACTACCCATGAGGAAGAGAAAGGCTAGAGGAGACAGATCCGCTAGTGATGGTGTGGGTACTGCTGATGATAGAGTGTTAGAAATGAAATgacccctgtcgtgccgaaaagcgagtccctgccagaacacgagtgccctcattgaaaccaattacattttttgagagaaaattatacttaTTTTTGCAGATATAACTAGCCTACATAACTAAtgatgcttatgaaacattactcgtcctccactgaATATGGGCTAATTgtatgaaaccgtaacatttgttatgacaattcttcgattcttttatggaaataatactgaaagtgtaaccagctctttgtggtTGTTGTAGGGTAGCCTCGAGGCCAGGAGAAattgagcaatgcagtgacacaaaAAATAAGGGGTGAAAAAATTCTGGCTCTTTATTTAACCAAATTCCCAAACAATGAAGAAACTATATACAAAAAAGCTAAAAGGagaacaaaacaaacatacaaaattAAGCTAACAAAAAGGACAGAAAATGGTGGAGTCAAACATATGACTTGCAAAAAGCCACCAAAAGGAACCCAACACCTTGCATCAGGTGGGGCCAACAGCACACATGTGCTTCAAACAAAGAATGAGCCTCTTGAGTTCCCTACACTGGGATTTACATAGACAAGATACTCAGCCATTGGCCAATCATATGGCACTTCTACATAACTAGGCTaacactagcctcgcgagccatcctacgtacttccgccaaaggattggctccactactatagtctggccgtgcttctctgtggagtgcctggagcagtagtattttgatcgcaacgcccatAATCGAATACGACCCCCACGAGGggaagaaagggggaggacgcttgtgacaatgacatacacatctgcgccagagccactagccccgtacgactttgttgctgtcgaccaacgttgacggaagcacgtgagcgagaacttgtgatgtgagtgttattaaatacagcgcatttaaagtcggccacaaatatgaacaagacgatgagctcgcaccggtttgctctactaacacaccacgtgtgaggagtgggggacaggcagtgaggaggagctgaagtggggacctgcgcaaacttgtgtagaggtgtgagacaagacccatatacacacgtgagtgagttgttgaccaaccagttaatgggcgcgtgacctcggaggcagtccgccgacgagcgttgaaggggataagcaactgcagaggttgcaagatctgactgcagtcgcattcatcccgcgatagttttacaccatgtgacatgtcacctcgtcaacgcaatgtcgacgaaatttcgaagtttgacaggaaatctaaccgtcatgcagcattttcatccaggatgcattgctgtctgcatgcgcatgtctgcgttgatgtcatgtcgaatgtactttttggtctgttgttgttgagtaactgccagcgattgggtgagaggtgtccaataatttcaaaccataactgagtgcaaacttcctgcttcctacaatcgcttcagagcaaacaaatgccagaccataaatacgaaatgaaatggtagtattatgggatggtcaggaccaggctaggccaATACAGCCAATTAAATACAATCAGGCTCACACAACCAACAGAGGGCACCTCGTTACTCAGCCCATTAAGGGCACATGCTCATTTCACCTTAACACAAAGGAAAGTAAAATCAGGCCTATACTTAAATATACAAATAAATCAAGAAAACAAAAGTTACAGTACAGCACCTATGTGCACCTAGGATACTGACTTTCAAACACATGAAATAGAAAATAAAGAAatcagaaaatgaatgaaattagtgcggtggggttcacaccgtcacagtggtacttccagaaggaatggaGATGCTTCATtaataggctttccatcttaaattgtgacgGATTTGTcagcaaaaatgggtaaaacatatctgaaaaattggccattggtttccattggtttcaatgagggcactcatgttctggcagggactcgcttttcggcacgacacccccaGTCTAGAATAAATGACCAGGGACATTGAGAAACGAGCAGGTGAGCTTTACGATGATGATGTAAATACTATTTACTAGGCTACTGTTGAGGAGCAAATCTTAGATTAGAAATAGATATCCCCGCCTATCATTTCAAGTGTAGAAATGACGAtagaaaatgtattttttgtttaTCTGACCGTTTCATGAATAGCAAGCAAAGTAGGCTACCCATTTTATTAACATATTTTTTATGTGAAACAATGTGAAATATTTCATGTACcttaatcgtttttttttttttttggtatagCCTATTTTGGTTTTACTGTGTTATATGTCCTGATACTCATATATcacatcatttgtgtgtgtgcaagcggggtggggtgggggtggctcTTGTTTGTGTCCTCTTGCCCTCTTGTGTCCTGgtgctctttttcttctcttgctGTATTTTTAAGACTTCTTTGCCGTGTGattattttatgattttattaaaggatccccattagcttatgccatagcagttcgctagtcttcctggggtgtgatgtggttttatgtttttaaCGGTCTTTGAATGTGTGATGCCTTCTATTAGTTTGTTTCCTTGGCTGCAGGGTAGCGTCCCACAAGGCCCCATAAGGCCCTTTGTACAGTCAGTAGATTGCTGATGCCTATTTGCAATTAAGACAAAGCTTTTTTCATCTCATATTGATATACTTGGAATTTCAATGTGTAAAATTTCAAAATGTAAAAGGTCTAAATAAAACTTCAGTGATAATCTTTTTGGATGAACTGATGCCCCAATGTGTGTATATAGTGATTAACTGAGTTTTTTCATATTTAATACAATTTAATATGCTTGTAAAtactctatgtaggcctactattcagTAAAAAAGACAAAATTAAACCTTCTGTGATAACATATTTACATAAGCACGTTTAACTGTGAAATGAAATTAAAGTTAAGttattgtttgtatttatttgCAAATGGTGtacccaccattttttacttttgcattttattattcaaAATGACTGTGTTCAGaggttttgcaatgcaatgcaatggaatgccctacATTccacaaaatggatatacaccgttttgcaacgaaacaTTTCGTTTGTTGTCACATTGTATGCAACACCTGGCCTTTGGTCAGTTGCCACAAGTGCAGTCATCTGGTTTGCCACCAGTGAGCCAAGCCACTGCCCCGCCCACTGCACCTCCTGCTACTCCCACAACAGCTGACCCAGCTGCAGAGAGACCAGCGGCTCCTGTTggattgaagacacacacacacacacacacacaaacagagagagagagagagatagcgtgagagcgagagcgagatgaAGCCAAAATAGatagaaaaagataaagagaaagCAGGGGTAAGAAGCAGGCCACAGTGAACTTAAACAAGCAGTATGCCATTGAAACGGAATGTGAGTTTGGCACGAGTGCTCACGTATGCACATGTTGTTACACAAATCAATGATGTCTCGTTTTAGCACAACTCCACACACGTTCAGGAGACACCACTACTTTGTGATGTTCTTGTTGCCCATGGTCAGAGATTGGTCAATTGGTGTCAATTGCTCTAGTTGGTTCAGAGTTTGCAGTGTTCAATGTGGTGTTTACCATGAATTTGGCTGAATATACAGGTAGCCCTAGCCATTTACTTGAAGTATAAGGAGGGCAGGGCTCTCTTCCGTTATATTCGTATAGCCTCCATGGTCTCACCTGCAGATTGGAGCACGGCCACTGCACTGCTTGCTGCAACCCCACCTCCGTTGGCGACGGCAGTGTAGGACATCAGGGTAGCAGCCCATGAACTTGCTGCGATGCCAGCTGAGGTGAAGCCTACTGCCGTCAGGGCCACAGGGGCCAACGCAATGGCTCCAACTGCAAAACAGACATGAAACTGTTACATACTGTAGTGTAAACAAAAGCAGCCCAAATGCAGAGTTACCTCAACAAGCATATAAATAGTAAATGACAAGGAAATGTGATGTAATAATACTGAACGAGCCTACCTGCTCCACCTGCAACACCGGCTGCAATGAGGTCTGAAATAATATAACTCATTAATGAAGCTGTAATaatcaatcaatctctctctctcactagcacttgcccctttgccctactggacaaaaaaaaatccctttttgaaagtttttttcttttggaAGGTTTTTGTCACTATGTACTATATGGTTCATCTTGACACGATCTTCTAAAACTATTAACTACTACAATTTAACTCATGTGACAATAATAGTCCGATATAACATATTATATAGCCTCTATAGACTAGTAAAGCCAGAAGttccacacgcaggcacgcacgcacgcacgcgcgctgtGTTTCTGTGGTGACTGTCCCTCCTCATGAATCATCTGAATCATCTGGCTCTGGCAAGTAGTAATTGCACCTGAGTAATTGTGTTGCACCTGAGTCTCCGCCCCTTACGGGCAGCTCATGGGGCCTAGGGACTAAAAAAAATTGATTGTGCTccaatggactgatcaaacctattttccAGTCCACCTCGCCTTCGGAATCAGGGTTTAGCTTGATTCGTTTCATTCACTTCTATTCAACATTTTTGCGAGTTAAGGCCCCATCATGGACCAGAAGTAGAAGGCATGTGAGTCATTCCCAAATTAGTGAGAAAAATCGTCAGTCCGACCAAGTCAATATAACCATAACACTAGCTTTGCTGATGCCCATTAAtgcattttttgaaatgtaaataaaagCTCCCATTACAAtagccaggatctcagaaaaggctggaaaaaaattctcaggtactgacaagtccacggtagtgtgagcattacaactgcatctcGAAATTGCCAGAAGTTATAATTTTAGTTTATCTGGCTCATCGACAACTTTGCACATATGAACAGAACAACTTTATTAGTGGTACAAATAATAGGGTCAGCATTAACAAAGAAAGGTAAAGATTTTGTCATCCATCCTTGTTTATAGAAGACACAATGAAAAGACAACTTACAAGGATTGATTCCACTTTCCTTGTCATCTTCTGCGCAGACATTTTTGCAATTGGGTCCTATAAGAGAAACTACTTTTAATATAACCGTTGTTGGGGAAAGTGGGTGCAATATGCCATTCACATCCAAAATACTTGAGAAAGTAGTTCCATCTGAACTTAATACCACCCTTTTCAGCAATTTCAGTCTGGTTTTGACCCAAAGCACAGCACTGAAATATAAATATTAAAAGCCTAGATATCTAAATATCTATGCCTAGATGATGCTGCCTGACTGTCCATCCTCCTTCTGGGCCTCGGTGCTGCTTGGCTTACTTTGTCCAGATGCAGAACCATCAATATGAAAGTCCCCCCATTCATAGT encodes:
- the LOC134453719 gene encoding interferon alpha-inducible protein 27-like protein 2A isoform X1, which codes for MLLPWLACFVLISSHQAVLSATGPNCKNVCAEDDKESGINPYLIAAGVAGGAVGAIALAPVALTAVGFTSAGIAASSWAATLMSYTAVANGGGVAASSAVAVLQSAGAAGLSAAGSAVVGVAGGAVGGAVAWLTGGKPDDCTCGN
- the LOC134453719 gene encoding interferon alpha-inducible protein 27-like protein 2A isoform X2; amino-acid sequence: MLLPWLACFVLISSHQAVLSATGPNCKNVCAEDDKESGINPFGAIALAPVALTAVGFTSAGIAASSWAATLMSYTAVANGGGVAASSAVAVLQSAGAAGLSAAGSAVVGVAGGAVGGAVAWLTGGKPDDCTCGN